A genome region from Hevea brasiliensis isolate MT/VB/25A 57/8 chromosome 9, ASM3005281v1, whole genome shotgun sequence includes the following:
- the LOC110639750 gene encoding uncharacterized protein LOC110639750 isoform X1, giving the protein MRGEEASSNYSMPSTGSGKKAMRSRKMRRHLDNVVIIDVDSDGFDNVIIIDVPESLQQKFKGSTVLREGKRFPIQGIISIDDDESDYVDHPEFNVENEGGLNGDESPSKNSPASDSMKKSEDADAKDCRVVLEKRSAFKLSKCKTTYTKKSPSRNRYGLNSESESDSSESSSSDCEVMEGSSSDLREQWEKASLKRKSHIYHKGESGLEGQDSPCSSHSDIHLNVRVENRTKQNLEDPVCFSSKNVNFQEENLSNCNATGDGFVGGAFNPWMGCPFARSGQKVDKESFSWQWKPASGKDTHIKDDVTLRETCMEDCNSFRDESQNMNGYDSRFQNERKGPLGPPPWSIHKGGCEQCHDTRNCFQHGKQRTKGEHSFPSFQQKLNLNSDYERASVHDEDASLCKGQCLGEMCSVNHRKDLSMEKGGNFTPATPSFDTCPIVAQCNSVGSKEKDKLVSGTLSSIDGDNPFTNSSSDILISDGKNPLYALNRDVIPAVQRDIINDREKLKETDEYKRAEEQEWVARQRQLQIQAEEAMRLRKRRKAETLRILDMEKRQKQRVEEVRETQRKDEENLNMKENLRAEVRKELYKLENTCIDMASLLRGLGIHVGGGFNPLSQEVHAAYKRALLKFHPDRASRTDIRQQVEAEEKFKLISRMKEKFLSTSCF; this is encoded by the exons ATGAGAGGAGAGGAAGCATCAAGCAATTATTCGATGCCTAGTACTGGTTCTGGGAAGAAAGCAATGAGAAGTCGCAAAATGCGAAGGCATCTTGATAATGTTGTTATCATTGATGTTGACAGTGATGGATTTGATAATGTTATTATCATTGATGTTCCTGAGTCTTTGCAGCAGAAGTTTAAAGGTTCAACTGTACTTAGAGAAGGCAAAAGATTTCCAATTCAGGGAATTATAAGCATTGATGATGATGAAAGTGATTATGTAGACCATCCTGAATTTAATGTGGAAAATGAAGGAGGCTTAAATGGTGATGAATCTCCAAGCAAAAATAGTCCTGCCTCTGATTCTATGAAGAAATCTGAAGATGCAGATGCCAAAGATTGCCGGGTTGTTCTGGAAAAAAGATCCGCATTCAAGTTATCAAAATGCAAGACAACCTATACTAAGAAATCTCCATCTAGAAATCGTTATGGATTGAATTCCGAGTCTGAAAGTGATTCATCTGAAAGCAGTTCTTCTGATTGTGAAGTTATGGAAGGTTCTTCAAGTGACCTTCGTGAACAGTGGGAAAAAGCTTCTCTAAAGAGGAAATCGCATATCTATCATAAGGGTGAATCTGGGCTGGAGGGTCAGGACAGTCCATGCAGTTCCCACAGTGATATTCATTTAAACGTTAGAGTTGAAAACAGGACTAAACAAAATTTAGAAGACCCTGTTTGTTTCAGTTCAAAAAATGTGAACTTTCAAGAGGAAAATTTGTCTAATTGTAATGCTACTGGAGATGGATTTGTAGGCGGTGCTTTCAATCCTTGGATGGGATGCCCTTTTGCAAGATCTGGTCAGAAAGTTGACAAGGAAAGTTTTTCATGGCAGTGGAAACCGGCATCAGGAAAGGATACACATATTAAGGATGATGTTACATTAAGAGAGACATGCATGGAAGATTGTAATTCTTTCCGTGATGAGAGTCAAAATATGAATGGATATGACAGTAGATTTCAGAATGAAAGAAAAGGTCCTCTCGGGCCTCCTCCATGGTCCATTCATAAAGGGGGATGTGAACAATGTCATGATACAAGAAACTGTTTTCAGCATGGCAAACAAAGAACAAAGGGAGAACATTCTTTTCCAAGTTTCCAACAGAAGCTTAACTTAAACTCTGATTATGAGAGAGCTAGTGTTCACGATGAAGATGCTTCTTTGTGCAAGGGTCAGTGTTTGGGTGAAATGTGCAGTGTTAATCACAGGAAAGACCTTTCCATGGAGAAAGGTGGAAACTTCACACCAGCAActcctagctttgacacttgcccAATTGTTGCACAATGCAATAGTGTTGGTTCTAAGGAGAAAGATAAACTAGTTTCTGGGACATTAAGTTCTATAGACGGAGATAACCCATTTACTAATTCCTCTTCTGATATTCTAATTTCTGATGGGAAGAATCCCTTATATGCTCTAAATCGTGATGTTATTCCTGCTGTTCAAAGAGATATAATCAACGACAGAGAAAAGCTCAAGGAGACTGATGAATACAAGCGAGCAGAAGAACAAGAATGGGTAGCCAGGCAGCGACAACTGCAAATTCAG GCCGAAGAAGCTATGAGATTGCGAAAGAGAAGAAAAGCTGAAACTTTGCGTATTTTAGACATGGAGAAAAGGCAAAAGCAGCGTGTGGAAGAAGTGAGAGAGACGCAGAGGAAG GATGAGGAAAATTTGAACATGAAAGAGAATCTTCGTGCTGAAGTGAGGAAGGAGCTTTACAAATTAGAAAATACATGCATTGATATGGCTTCGTTACTTCGTGGCTTGGGTATCCATGTGGGAGGTGGATTCAATCCCTTGTCGCAGGAG GTACATGCAGCTTATAAACGGGCCTTGTTGAAATTTCATCCTGACCGAGCATCAAGAACAGACATACGTCAGCAGGTTGAGGCTGAGGAAAAATTTAAGCTTATTTCTCGCATGAAGGAGAAATTTTTATCCACTTCATGTTTCTGA
- the LOC110639750 gene encoding uncharacterized protein LOC110639750 isoform X2, whose translation MRGEEASSNYSMPSTGSGKKAMRSRKMRRHLDNVVIIDVDSDGFDNVIIIDVPESLQQKFKGSTVLREGKRFPIQGIISIDDDESDYVDHPEFNVENEGGLNGDESPSKNSPASDSMKKSEDADAKDCRVVLEKRSAFKLSKCKTTYTKKSPSRNRYGLNSESESDSSESSSSDCEVMEGSSSDLREQWEKASLKRKSHIYHKGESGLEGQDSPCSSHSDIHLNVRVENRTKQNLEDPVCFSSKNVNFQEENLSNCNATGDGFVGGAFNPWMGCPFARSGQKVDKESFSWQWKPASGKDTHIKDDVTLRETCMEDCNSFRDESQNMNGYDSRFQNERKGPLGPPPWSIHKGGCEQCHDTRNCFQHGKQRTKGEHSFPSFQQKLNLNSDYERASVHDEDASLCKGQCLGEMCSVNHRKDLSMEKGGNFTPATPSFDTCPIVAQCNSVGSKEKDKLVSGTLSSIDGDNPFTNSSSDILISDGKNPLYALNRDVIPAVQRDIINDREKLKETDEYKRAEEQEWVARQRQLQIQAEEAMRLRKRRKAETLRILDMEKRQKQRVEEVRETQRKVHAAYKRALLKFHPDRASRTDIRQQVEAEEKFKLISRMKEKFLSTSCF comes from the exons ATGAGAGGAGAGGAAGCATCAAGCAATTATTCGATGCCTAGTACTGGTTCTGGGAAGAAAGCAATGAGAAGTCGCAAAATGCGAAGGCATCTTGATAATGTTGTTATCATTGATGTTGACAGTGATGGATTTGATAATGTTATTATCATTGATGTTCCTGAGTCTTTGCAGCAGAAGTTTAAAGGTTCAACTGTACTTAGAGAAGGCAAAAGATTTCCAATTCAGGGAATTATAAGCATTGATGATGATGAAAGTGATTATGTAGACCATCCTGAATTTAATGTGGAAAATGAAGGAGGCTTAAATGGTGATGAATCTCCAAGCAAAAATAGTCCTGCCTCTGATTCTATGAAGAAATCTGAAGATGCAGATGCCAAAGATTGCCGGGTTGTTCTGGAAAAAAGATCCGCATTCAAGTTATCAAAATGCAAGACAACCTATACTAAGAAATCTCCATCTAGAAATCGTTATGGATTGAATTCCGAGTCTGAAAGTGATTCATCTGAAAGCAGTTCTTCTGATTGTGAAGTTATGGAAGGTTCTTCAAGTGACCTTCGTGAACAGTGGGAAAAAGCTTCTCTAAAGAGGAAATCGCATATCTATCATAAGGGTGAATCTGGGCTGGAGGGTCAGGACAGTCCATGCAGTTCCCACAGTGATATTCATTTAAACGTTAGAGTTGAAAACAGGACTAAACAAAATTTAGAAGACCCTGTTTGTTTCAGTTCAAAAAATGTGAACTTTCAAGAGGAAAATTTGTCTAATTGTAATGCTACTGGAGATGGATTTGTAGGCGGTGCTTTCAATCCTTGGATGGGATGCCCTTTTGCAAGATCTGGTCAGAAAGTTGACAAGGAAAGTTTTTCATGGCAGTGGAAACCGGCATCAGGAAAGGATACACATATTAAGGATGATGTTACATTAAGAGAGACATGCATGGAAGATTGTAATTCTTTCCGTGATGAGAGTCAAAATATGAATGGATATGACAGTAGATTTCAGAATGAAAGAAAAGGTCCTCTCGGGCCTCCTCCATGGTCCATTCATAAAGGGGGATGTGAACAATGTCATGATACAAGAAACTGTTTTCAGCATGGCAAACAAAGAACAAAGGGAGAACATTCTTTTCCAAGTTTCCAACAGAAGCTTAACTTAAACTCTGATTATGAGAGAGCTAGTGTTCACGATGAAGATGCTTCTTTGTGCAAGGGTCAGTGTTTGGGTGAAATGTGCAGTGTTAATCACAGGAAAGACCTTTCCATGGAGAAAGGTGGAAACTTCACACCAGCAActcctagctttgacacttgcccAATTGTTGCACAATGCAATAGTGTTGGTTCTAAGGAGAAAGATAAACTAGTTTCTGGGACATTAAGTTCTATAGACGGAGATAACCCATTTACTAATTCCTCTTCTGATATTCTAATTTCTGATGGGAAGAATCCCTTATATGCTCTAAATCGTGATGTTATTCCTGCTGTTCAAAGAGATATAATCAACGACAGAGAAAAGCTCAAGGAGACTGATGAATACAAGCGAGCAGAAGAACAAGAATGGGTAGCCAGGCAGCGACAACTGCAAATTCAG GCCGAAGAAGCTATGAGATTGCGAAAGAGAAGAAAAGCTGAAACTTTGCGTATTTTAGACATGGAGAAAAGGCAAAAGCAGCGTGTGGAAGAAGTGAGAGAGACGCAGAGGAAG GTACATGCAGCTTATAAACGGGCCTTGTTGAAATTTCATCCTGACCGAGCATCAAGAACAGACATACGTCAGCAGGTTGAGGCTGAGGAAAAATTTAAGCTTATTTCTCGCATGAAGGAGAAATTTTTATCCACTTCATGTTTCTGA
- the LOC110639751 gene encoding cytochrome P450 CYP749A22-like has translation MVMGTLIMYLSCSLCLFLLLILNKFITKVWWTPIRVQSFMSSQGIRGPSYRILHGNTKEIMNMRNEVLKSSPMELSHQLLPRVQPHIYSWIKLYGKNFLCWYGPQAQLMVTEPELIKEVLSNKDGDYPKILFDAYMKKLLGNGTVTAQGENWVNLRKLSNHAFHAECLKGMIPAMITSVEMMLERWRHHDGKEIEVFQEFKVLASEIISRTAFGSSYLEGEQIIDMLTKIAHLISKNRYKIRIPGVGKFVKTCDDVESEKLEQGIRNCILNMIKKREESVITGRLENYGNDFLGLLVKASHDADKRMKLSVDDVIDECKTFYVGGHETTTSLLAWTVLLLAIHIDWQDKARKEVVELFGKQNPTPDGISRLKIMSMIVNESLRLYPPVVSLARQIHDKVVLGNLILPAKVQVSIPILAIHHDPQIWGEDVDHFKPERFAQGVAKATNNNIAAFLPFGLGPRNCVGSNFAVTEAKIALSMILQHYRFTLSPTYVHSPAYLLTMNPKNGIQVKLQAL, from the exons ATGGTGATGGGAACACTGATAATGTATCTATCATGCTCTCTGTGCTTATTTCTTCTCTTAATTCTCAACAAGTTCATCACTAAAGTATGGTGGACTCCAATTCGCGTTCAATCTTTCATGAGTTCACAAGGAATTAGAGGCCCTTCTTACAGAATCCTCCATGGAAATACCAAAGAGATCATGAATATGAGAAATGAAGTCTTGAAAAGTTCTCCCATGGAACTGTCTCATCAATTGCTACCAAGAGTTCAACCTCACATTTATTCATGGATAAAGCTATATG GGAAGAACTTCCTTTGCTGGTATGGTCCTCAAGCTCAGTTGATGGTCACAGAACCTGAGCTGATTAAAGAAGTACTTAGCAATAAAGATGGAGACTACCCCAAAATACTATTTGATGCTTATATGAAAAAGCTCTTAGGGAATGGAACTGTGACTGCCCAAGGAGAAAATTGGGTTAATCTACGTAAATTATCCAATCACGCTTTCCATGCTGAGTGCTTGAAA GGCATGATTCCTGCAATGATAACAAGTGTGGAAATGATGCTTGAAAGATGGAGACACCATGATGGGAAGGAAATTGAAGTATTCCAAGAATTCAAGGTCTTAGCCTCAGAAATAATTTCCAGGACAGCTTTTGGAAGCAGCTACTTGGAAGGGGAGCAGATAATTGATATGCTAACAAAAATTGCACACCTCATTTCCAAAAACCGTTACAAAATTAGAATTCCTGGAGTTGG AAAATTTGTGAAAACATGTGATGATGTTGAATCAGAAAAACTTGAACAAGGGATACGAAACTGCATCTTAAATATgataaagaaaagagaagaatctGTAATTACAGGCCGATTAGAAAACTATGGAAATGATTTTCTTGGATTACTTGTAAAGGCAAGTCATGATGCAGACAAAAGAATGAAATTATCAGTTGATGATGTAATTGATGAATGCAAGACTTTCTATGTGGGTGGGCATGAAACAACTACAAGCCTACTTGCCTGGACTGTTCTTCTTCTAGCAATTCACATAGATTGGCAGGACAAAGCAAGAAAAGAGGTAGTTGAATTATTTGGCAAACAAAATCCAACTCCAGATGGCATCTCAAGACTAAAGATT ATGAGCATGATTGTGAATGAATCTCTAAGGCTATATCCTCCTGTTGTTAGTCTGGCAAGACAAATCCACGATAAAGTTGTGCTGGGGAATCTAATTCTTCCAGCAAAGGTTCAAGTCTCTATTCCTATTCTGGCAATTCATCATGACCCTCAGATATGGGGAGAAGACGTTGATCATTTCAAACCAGAAAGATTTGCACAAGGGGTGGCTAAAGCTACAAACAATAATATAGCTGCATTTTTGCCCTTTGGTCTGGGACCTCGAAACTGTGTGGGCTCAAATTTTGCAGTCACAGAAGCAAAAATTGCACTTTCAATGATTTTGCAGCACTACAGGTTTACTCTATCCCCCACTTATGTCCATTCTCCAGCTTATCTTCTCACAATGAACCCAAAAAATGGAATTCAAGTCAAACTCCAAGCACTGTAA
- the LOC110639754 gene encoding cytochrome P450 CYP749A22 isoform X2 produces the protein MGNLLVYLVSCLCLCLLVNLIKFFNKVWWTPIRIQSSMRSQGIIGPSCRFLHGNTKEITNMRNRIMNGPMELSHQMLPRIQPHIYSWIKLYGTNFLNWYGFQAQLVVTNPELVQEVLNNKEGAYQKKFIQNYADKFLGDGLLASQGAKWLKMRKIANHAFHGESLKCMIPAMVASVETMLERWRQNEVKETEVFQEFKVLTSEIISRTAFGSSYLEGKNIFDLLARMASIVSRNNFKVGIPGIRKFLKTRDDTESEELEQGIRDSIIKLINRREEGLLMGEHDSYGNDFLGLLLNAHHDNDEEKKISVDDLIDECKTFYVAGHETTASSLTWTVLLLAIHSDWQDKAREEVLKLFGKQNPSPDGIGRLKIMSMIINESLRLYPSVFNITREVQKEVRLGKIIIPEKMAVCLPILAVHDNSQVWGEDAHFFKPERFADGVAKATKNNTSGFFSFGSGPRSCVGLNFATTEIKIALSMILQNYKFTLSPTYLHSPVHILTICPQYGLQIMLEAL, from the exons ATGGGAAACCTCCTAGTTTACCTTGTTTCTTGTTTATGTTTGTGTTTACTTGTAAATCTCATCAAGTTCTTTAACAAAGTATGGTGGACTCCTATTCGCATACAATCGTCCATGAGATCACAAGGAATAATAGGCCCTTCTTGCAGATTCCTCCATGGAAACACCAAAGAGATCACTAATATGAGAAATAGAATCATGAATGGTCCCATGGAATTATCACATCAAATGCTCCCTAGAATTCAGCCTCACATCTATTCATGGATCAAGTTATATG GGACAAACTTTCTGAATTGGTATGGCTTTCAAGCTCAATTGGTTGTCACTAACCCTGAGTTGGTCCAAGAGGTGCTGAACAATAAGGAGGGAGCATACCAAAAAAAATTTATCCAAAATTATGCAGATAAATTCTTAGGAGATGGACTTTTAGCTTCTCAAGGTGCAAAATGGTTGAAAATGCGAAAAATTGCTAATCATGCTTTCCATGGAGAGAGCTTGAAA TGTATGATTCCAGCGATGGTTGCCAGTGTTGAGACAATGCTTGAGAGATGGAGACAGAATGAAGTGAAGGAGACTGAGGTGTTCCAAGAATTCAAAGTTCTAACTTCTGAAATTATTTCCAGGACAGCTTTTGGAAGCAGTTACCTGGAAGGGAAGAACATATTTGATTTGCTGGCAAGGATGGCTAGCATTGTTTCCAGAAACAATTTTAAAGTTGGAATTCCAGGGATTAG AAAATTCTTGAAAACTCGTGATGATACTGAATCAGAGGAACTTGAGCAAGGCATCCGAGACTCCATCATAAAGTTGATAAACAGAAGAGAGGAGGGGCTGCTGATGGGTGAACATGATAGTTATGGGAATGATTTTCTTGGATTACTTTTAAATGCTCATCATGATAATGATGAGGAAAAGAAGATATCAGTAGATGACCTGATTGATGAGTGTAAGACCTTTTATGTTGCTGGACATGAAACAACTGCAAGCTCACTCACTTGGACTGTTCTTCTTTTAGCAATTCACTCAGATTGGCAAGACAAAGCAAGGGAGGAGGTTCTCAAATTATTTGGCAAACAAAATCCTAGTCCTGATGGTATTGGAAGATTGAAAATT ATGAGCATGATTATTAATGAATCCTTGCGTCTGTACCCTTCGGTTTTCAATATCACAAGGGAAGTTCAAAAAGAAGTCAGATTGGGGAAGATAATCATTCCAGAGAAGATGGCTGTGTGTCTTCCAATTCTTGCTGTTCATGACAATTCACAAGTATGGGGAGAAGATGCTCATTTCTTCAAACCAGAAAGATTTGCAGATGGGGTTGCCAAAGCTACAAAAAATAATACATCAGGATTTTTCTCATTTGGTTCAGGGCCCCGATCTTGCGTTGGCTTGAATTTTGCAACAACAGAAATAAAGATTGCACTGTCTATGATTCTGCAGAACTACAAGTTTACTCTGTCACCTACTTATCTCCATTCACCAGTCCACATCCTGACAATATGCCCACAATACGGACTTCAAATCATGCTCGAGGCCTTGTAG
- the LOC110639754 gene encoding cytochrome P450 CYP749A22 isoform X1 — MGNLLVYLVSCLCLCLLVNLIKFFNKVWWTPIRIQSSMRSQGIIGPSCRFLHGNTKEITNMRNRIMNGPMELSHQMLPRIQPHIYSWIKLYGTNFLNWYGFQAQLVVTNPELVQEVLNNKEGAYQKKFIQNYADKFLGDGLLASQGAKWLKMRKIANHAFHGESLKCMIPAMVASVETMLERWRQNEVKETEVFQEFKVLTSEIISRTAFGSSYLEGKNIFDLLARMASIVSRNNFKVGIPGISRKFLKTRDDTESEELEQGIRDSIIKLINRREEGLLMGEHDSYGNDFLGLLLNAHHDNDEEKKISVDDLIDECKTFYVAGHETTASSLTWTVLLLAIHSDWQDKAREEVLKLFGKQNPSPDGIGRLKIMSMIINESLRLYPSVFNITREVQKEVRLGKIIIPEKMAVCLPILAVHDNSQVWGEDAHFFKPERFADGVAKATKNNTSGFFSFGSGPRSCVGLNFATTEIKIALSMILQNYKFTLSPTYLHSPVHILTICPQYGLQIMLEAL, encoded by the exons ATGGGAAACCTCCTAGTTTACCTTGTTTCTTGTTTATGTTTGTGTTTACTTGTAAATCTCATCAAGTTCTTTAACAAAGTATGGTGGACTCCTATTCGCATACAATCGTCCATGAGATCACAAGGAATAATAGGCCCTTCTTGCAGATTCCTCCATGGAAACACCAAAGAGATCACTAATATGAGAAATAGAATCATGAATGGTCCCATGGAATTATCACATCAAATGCTCCCTAGAATTCAGCCTCACATCTATTCATGGATCAAGTTATATG GGACAAACTTTCTGAATTGGTATGGCTTTCAAGCTCAATTGGTTGTCACTAACCCTGAGTTGGTCCAAGAGGTGCTGAACAATAAGGAGGGAGCATACCAAAAAAAATTTATCCAAAATTATGCAGATAAATTCTTAGGAGATGGACTTTTAGCTTCTCAAGGTGCAAAATGGTTGAAAATGCGAAAAATTGCTAATCATGCTTTCCATGGAGAGAGCTTGAAA TGTATGATTCCAGCGATGGTTGCCAGTGTTGAGACAATGCTTGAGAGATGGAGACAGAATGAAGTGAAGGAGACTGAGGTGTTCCAAGAATTCAAAGTTCTAACTTCTGAAATTATTTCCAGGACAGCTTTTGGAAGCAGTTACCTGGAAGGGAAGAACATATTTGATTTGCTGGCAAGGATGGCTAGCATTGTTTCCAGAAACAATTTTAAAGTTGGAATTCCAGGGATTAG CAGAAAATTCTTGAAAACTCGTGATGATACTGAATCAGAGGAACTTGAGCAAGGCATCCGAGACTCCATCATAAAGTTGATAAACAGAAGAGAGGAGGGGCTGCTGATGGGTGAACATGATAGTTATGGGAATGATTTTCTTGGATTACTTTTAAATGCTCATCATGATAATGATGAGGAAAAGAAGATATCAGTAGATGACCTGATTGATGAGTGTAAGACCTTTTATGTTGCTGGACATGAAACAACTGCAAGCTCACTCACTTGGACTGTTCTTCTTTTAGCAATTCACTCAGATTGGCAAGACAAAGCAAGGGAGGAGGTTCTCAAATTATTTGGCAAACAAAATCCTAGTCCTGATGGTATTGGAAGATTGAAAATT ATGAGCATGATTATTAATGAATCCTTGCGTCTGTACCCTTCGGTTTTCAATATCACAAGGGAAGTTCAAAAAGAAGTCAGATTGGGGAAGATAATCATTCCAGAGAAGATGGCTGTGTGTCTTCCAATTCTTGCTGTTCATGACAATTCACAAGTATGGGGAGAAGATGCTCATTTCTTCAAACCAGAAAGATTTGCAGATGGGGTTGCCAAAGCTACAAAAAATAATACATCAGGATTTTTCTCATTTGGTTCAGGGCCCCGATCTTGCGTTGGCTTGAATTTTGCAACAACAGAAATAAAGATTGCACTGTCTATGATTCTGCAGAACTACAAGTTTACTCTGTCACCTACTTATCTCCATTCACCAGTCCACATCCTGACAATATGCCCACAATACGGACTTCAAATCATGCTCGAGGCCTTGTAG